Below is a genomic region from Thunnus albacares chromosome 4, fThuAlb1.1, whole genome shotgun sequence.
CTTTACAATGTTCAAGAAAgtcagtatacagtatattgtaatTGGCATGGAAAAATGACACTGTTGAACTGATTCATATGGAATAGAAATAGTTCCTAATTAAATACAActttaacaataaaacatatacaaatCCATCCAGGCATCTCCATGTTATTGTAGTTACACTTCAAATTCACAAatttacaaagatataaaaaaacatttctacaaacatcACATTAAAATATATGTGGAGGAAATATACACAGGAGAGTGTTTAtaataatttcaatattttaatattacagTCAGAAGCACCTAGACCTAAAGTGAGAAGCCTTCCTGAATGGAGTATTGCAATTAAACAACACAAGTCACTGGACACTTAAAAAGTATGAAGGAAAAATGTCCCACAACCATAAAAAGCTATGGCCTACATATTAGTATTGCAGTCCATATTGCTCAATGTCTAAGCATTTTCCTCAGGTATTTGTCCAGGGATCTTAACTCCCTGGTCCATAGTGTTTCTGGGACTGGAGTTAACACAGCTGGACCGGGTTTCAGCTGAGCTGCTGGTTCTCTGGATGAACTGGAGGAAGTTCTCCTGAAGAGAGCCCTCATGACTGGAAGCCCCAAACTCCATAGGCTGGGTCAGGCAGCAGCGTCGAAACTTGATGAGCTCCTCTCTGATCTGCCTGTTCAACAGGCCGTAGAAGAATGGGTTAACTGCAAAAGAAGAGTAAGCGAGCCAGGTGACTGCCTCCTCTAAATCCCCAGGGCTCTGCATGGAGCCAGTCAGAGACATTTGCAGGTGGAAGATGAAGTACGGCAACCAACAAACCAAGAACTGGCCCACAATGAATACCAAGGTAAGGGCAGCTTTGCCCCCACTGAAGGCCCTCTCTGGAGATAGTCTCTGGGGCAGAGTGCGGGTGGTGGTGATCATGGTAGTCTGGCTGTTAATGGAGTCAGAGCGATTCTTAGCAGGGCTTGAATTTGCCCACGATGGCACAGTGGGGACTTGCTGTAAAGCTGCGGAACGGGCTACCTTGTACACAGCACAGTAAACAGCAAAGATAACCACTGCAGGAACCAGGAAACACACCACACTGAAGAGCACAGCAAATACTCTTCTCAGACGACTGTGGCTCGCATGGAGAGAGCAGTGACCTGCAGCAATAGAGCTTTGAT
It encodes:
- the gpr61l gene encoding probable G-protein coupled receptor, which translates into the protein MAEKSGPMISSVPNQSVINLTTVLWEPNPTVPADVGVVTSSQSQIKDLFGLFCMVTLNLIALLANAGVMVAIARAPHLKRFAFVCHLCAVDLLCAILLMPLGIISSSPFFGTVVFTVLECQVYIFLNVFLICLSILTITAISVERYFYIVHPMRYEVKMTINLAIGVMLLIWVKSVLLALVTLFGWPAYGNQSSIAAGHCSLHASHSRLRRVFAVLFSVVCFLVPAVVIFAVYCAVYKVARSAALQQVPTVPSWANSSPAKNRSDSINSQTTMITTTRTLPQRLSPERAFSGGKAALTLVFIVGQFLVCWLPYFIFHLQMSLTGSMQSPGDLEEAVTWLAYSSFAVNPFFYGLLNRQIREELIKFRRCCLTQPMEFGASSHEGSLQENFLQFIQRTSSSAETRSSCVNSSPRNTMDQGVKIPGQIPEENA